A window of the Schlesneria paludicola DSM 18645 genome harbors these coding sequences:
- a CDS encoding nitrilase-related carbon-nitrogen hydrolase, protein MSASILFWCFVVYGAMSCASLLLVAMAVHGASRRMLAFASIALTIVALPPHQCPTFWICLSPLVWIWRGRVCRPRLERIVIEALFIGFAIAWIATDFVRAQFPVWGELIHLVASSQVGFQFVILALAVFWTESLPVALSAAVSSGAFAIGEILYARYGIGWPLLSLSIAAADTPLIQFATSLTQIGVTAGIVLINCFWVLDRSERLVLQWRMPFVGVCLTLGSCMIGNLIENHVKYDALAFSVMLVQPHKLNPINSGHELWPTLDELTVQSIDSDGPVDLVVWPEASISETLFEAPDSDDLLNGVALENCIAAARADELSLLEFGRNFQPRYGAACLIGAPVRKPTTTSKYGLNVAERHRFNCACLVSARSRISTHEKLVLVPFKEAVPAFLDNRSGLQILPQPITPKRPFSPGRRFRSFQLETREGEIRTFAASVCYESLIPWLPQYRTGNHFDAIVHILYDGDTSADPELIECQIQACRYRAVETRTWNLICSTWTGSAIIDPRGKIVARLGPIEGVLRSDHTDTHRQLGQPIRHWQ, encoded by the coding sequence GTGTCCGCATCGATTCTATTTTGGTGCTTCGTTGTCTACGGTGCGATGTCGTGCGCGAGCCTTCTGCTGGTTGCGATGGCCGTTCACGGCGCATCTCGCCGGATGCTGGCTTTTGCATCAATCGCCTTGACGATCGTCGCCCTTCCGCCGCACCAATGTCCGACATTTTGGATTTGTCTTTCGCCACTCGTATGGATCTGGCGGGGCCGAGTTTGCCGTCCTCGACTCGAAAGGATCGTCATTGAGGCCTTGTTCATTGGATTCGCGATTGCATGGATCGCGACCGATTTTGTTCGAGCACAGTTCCCGGTATGGGGCGAGCTCATCCATTTGGTGGCAAGCAGCCAGGTCGGTTTCCAATTTGTCATTCTCGCATTGGCGGTCTTTTGGACAGAATCGCTGCCGGTCGCCCTCAGTGCGGCAGTTTCGTCCGGCGCATTTGCAATCGGGGAGATCCTCTATGCGCGATATGGGATCGGTTGGCCGCTTTTGAGCTTATCGATCGCAGCCGCGGACACCCCCTTGATCCAGTTTGCCACGTCGCTCACTCAGATTGGAGTGACCGCCGGAATCGTTTTGATCAACTGTTTTTGGGTTCTGGATCGATCTGAAAGACTCGTACTTCAATGGCGGATGCCTTTCGTGGGAGTATGCCTGACACTGGGCTCGTGCATGATTGGGAATCTGATCGAGAATCACGTGAAGTACGACGCCTTGGCGTTCTCGGTGATGCTCGTCCAACCCCATAAACTGAATCCAATCAACTCCGGTCATGAATTGTGGCCCACACTTGATGAACTTACCGTCCAAAGCATCGATTCCGACGGCCCCGTCGATTTGGTGGTTTGGCCAGAAGCCTCAATCAGTGAAACTCTTTTCGAGGCACCTGACTCCGACGATTTATTAAACGGCGTCGCACTTGAAAACTGCATTGCTGCTGCGAGAGCGGATGAATTGTCGCTTCTCGAATTTGGGCGCAACTTTCAGCCCCGCTACGGAGCCGCGTGCCTGATCGGCGCGCCCGTCCGAAAGCCAACAACGACATCGAAATACGGACTGAACGTAGCAGAACGTCATCGCTTCAATTGCGCATGTCTCGTTTCCGCTCGATCGCGGATCTCAACCCATGAAAAACTGGTTCTGGTCCCATTCAAAGAGGCCGTCCCTGCATTTCTTGACAATCGATCGGGATTACAAATCCTCCCTCAGCCGATCACCCCGAAAAGGCCCTTCAGCCCAGGCCGGCGTTTTCGCTCGTTCCAGCTTGAGACTCGTGAAGGAGAAATCAGAACATTTGCAGCGAGTGTCTGCTACGAGTCGCTGATTCCATGGTTGCCCCAATATCGCACCGGCAACCATTTTGATGCGATCGTGCATATCCTGTACGACGGAGACACATCTGCTGACCCTGAGTTGATCGAATGTCAGATTCAAGCATGTCGGTATCGAGCGGTCGAAACAAGGACATGGAATCTCATCTGCTCCACATGGACCGGCAGCGCGATCATCGATCCGCGAGGCAAAATCGTCGCTCGGCTTGGGCCCATCGAAGGCGTCTTGCGAAGCGACCACACTGACACACACAGGCAATTAGGCCAACCAATTCGTCATTGGCAATAG
- a CDS encoding DUF1559 domain-containing protein, which yields MTQHSRRGFTIVELLVAVSLITLLVGLFLPAIQRSREAARGLQCRNNLKQLGLALHNYHEVHSRLPPAVIWSGRGEPYGAGSFPVGAFDRVAQGISPNSEPDRIYSNWAVSLLPHIDQVNLYNSFDLNLPMDDVTNLSARTTRLSAMLCPSDSFNATPYERALNVGVLGHTYARGNYGMNVGGNQCFAANPRCVNGFQTDSNDFLNTCATVFGSGCGGVNYSFRLRDFTSGLSTFVAIDELRAGISAIDPRGTWSLGMAGASATLINRKGPNTKLLGDGIDSCTALTLQFSQTELDRIGMPCDHSIIPVNWIASARSMHGGFVNALFLDGSVHALADSIDTNTWIQLHDRNHQ from the coding sequence ATGACTCAACACTCAAGGCGTGGGTTCACAATCGTAGAACTCTTGGTCGCCGTTTCATTGATCACGCTTTTGGTTGGACTCTTCTTGCCCGCCATACAGCGTTCGCGGGAGGCGGCAAGGGGTCTCCAGTGTCGAAATAATCTGAAGCAACTTGGCCTGGCACTTCATAACTACCATGAGGTTCACTCGCGACTTCCTCCTGCCGTGATTTGGAGTGGACGGGGTGAACCGTATGGTGCGGGATCGTTTCCGGTTGGTGCATTCGATCGAGTTGCACAAGGGATCTCTCCCAATTCCGAACCTGATCGTATTTACTCCAATTGGGCCGTGTCACTTCTACCTCACATCGATCAAGTCAACTTGTACAACTCTTTTGATTTGAACCTGCCGATGGACGATGTCACCAATTTGTCCGCCCGCACAACGCGCCTGTCAGCGATGCTATGCCCATCTGATAGCTTCAACGCAACCCCCTATGAAAGGGCTTTGAACGTCGGAGTTCTCGGACACACATACGCTCGAGGAAACTACGGGATGAACGTTGGAGGCAATCAGTGTTTCGCTGCAAATCCAAGGTGCGTCAATGGCTTTCAAACGGATTCAAACGACTTCCTCAACACCTGCGCCACCGTCTTCGGCAGCGGTTGCGGTGGTGTAAACTACTCATTCCGTTTGCGTGACTTCACATCGGGTCTGTCCACATTTGTTGCGATCGATGAATTACGTGCAGGCATCAGTGCAATCGATCCACGTGGAACGTGGAGCCTCGGAATGGCAGGCGCCAGCGCGACGTTAATCAACCGCAAAGGTCCAAACACGAAATTGTTGGGAGATGGAATCGATTCGTGTACGGCCCTCACATTGCAATTCTCTCAGACAGAACTTGACCGGATCGGAATGCCCTGTGATCACTCCATCATTCCCGTGAATTGGATTGCAAGCGCAAGAAGCATGCATGGCGGATTCGTTAACGCACTATTCCTTGACGGATCGGTGCATGCGCTTGCCGACAGCATTGATACGAATACGTGGATTCAACTTCACGATCGAAACCACCAATGA
- a CDS encoding tetratricopeptide repeat-containing sulfotransferase family protein has protein sequence MHRSRHVRTERWKRCLIVASLRISWKLYRNGQHDLALTILSKLVAFAPQMLFLRIWLARAAMRIGDEALTRKAIQPNEIDELAGIEKYYGRIAVLHLGLEEFAEAMRYLTLAKELSPDSPLTWATYGDLFRLRGDVDESVKHYQAAAARLSHRSSKMRMLAAAATTLSDAGRREAAELYEQIIELEPNDTGAHFCLVESRKNLEMTDPIVSKIRRMTTDCSIPVNHKSNLHFALGLVHSHCGDPGAAMAHWMIANQLRAAATTAPSIDEKAAGVDARCNVFTRKLIDEFSQYGCQDDILICIVGMPRSGTTLTEQILGAHSHIQPLGERTDFWRLTRTLPRMLKTRKGYPECCQRLTPPVIQQTWKSILARIRHVAGNCDRVVTKLPEDVFEIGIIKILFPKTKFINCQRNPVDVGLSCFQQNFRGLDYTMDLENLASVFRLYWRMIRHWNDVLPTGSILNLCYEDLVSAPEASIRNACNFIGVEFQEACLQYHLAPTSVRTGSRWQVRTPIYQTSVNRSEAYREFLGPLIQLESEWTSISTNSNLKTAQTHSPYTG, from the coding sequence ATGCACAGATCTCGCCATGTACGAACGGAACGTTGGAAACGGTGCCTGATTGTCGCATCGCTACGGATCTCGTGGAAACTCTATCGAAACGGCCAGCATGACTTGGCACTCACAATCCTCAGCAAGCTCGTCGCATTTGCACCTCAGATGCTCTTTTTACGAATCTGGTTAGCCCGCGCAGCCATGCGGATCGGTGACGAAGCGTTGACGAGAAAGGCGATCCAACCCAATGAGATTGATGAATTGGCCGGTATTGAAAAGTATTACGGCCGCATTGCAGTGCTTCACTTGGGGCTCGAAGAATTCGCCGAAGCCATGCGCTATCTGACATTGGCGAAAGAGCTGTCTCCCGATTCACCGCTCACCTGGGCGACTTATGGAGACCTCTTTCGCCTCCGAGGAGACGTTGATGAGTCGGTGAAGCACTATCAAGCAGCGGCTGCGCGGCTATCGCATCGAAGCTCGAAGATGCGCATGCTTGCCGCCGCCGCAACGACACTCTCAGACGCTGGCAGAAGGGAGGCCGCGGAACTGTACGAACAAATCATTGAACTTGAACCAAACGACACGGGTGCCCACTTTTGCCTGGTTGAATCCCGCAAGAACCTGGAAATGACGGATCCGATCGTCAGCAAGATCCGGCGAATGACGACCGATTGTTCGATCCCCGTCAACCACAAGTCCAATCTTCATTTTGCATTGGGACTTGTTCATAGCCATTGTGGCGATCCGGGAGCCGCGATGGCTCATTGGATGATCGCGAATCAGCTTCGGGCAGCGGCCACGACGGCCCCCAGCATCGACGAGAAAGCCGCTGGCGTCGATGCGCGGTGCAATGTCTTCACCCGAAAACTGATCGACGAATTCTCGCAGTACGGCTGCCAGGACGACATCTTGATCTGTATTGTCGGAATGCCAAGATCTGGTACCACGTTGACAGAGCAAATTCTTGGTGCTCATTCGCACATTCAACCGCTGGGCGAAAGGACCGATTTCTGGCGGTTGACTCGAACGCTTCCCCGGATGCTCAAGACAAGAAAGGGCTATCCAGAATGTTGTCAGCGGCTCACGCCGCCAGTGATTCAACAAACATGGAAATCGATCCTTGCTCGAATTCGGCATGTTGCCGGGAATTGTGATCGTGTGGTCACGAAACTGCCCGAAGACGTCTTCGAGATTGGCATCATCAAAATCCTGTTTCCCAAAACGAAATTCATCAACTGCCAGAGAAATCCGGTCGATGTCGGACTTTCCTGTTTTCAGCAGAACTTTCGAGGTCTTGACTACACAATGGACCTCGAAAATTTGGCGTCTGTCTTTCGCCTCTATTGGCGAATGATACGCCACTGGAACGATGTCCTCCCCACTGGATCGATTCTGAATCTTTGTTACGAGGATCTCGTATCCGCTCCAGAGGCCAGCATCAGAAACGCCTGCAACTTTATCGGTGTCGAGTTTCAAGAGGCATGCTTGCAATATCACCTGGCTCCCACGTCCGTCCGAACGGGCAGTCGCTGGCAGGTTCGAACCCCCATCTATCAAACGTCAGTCAATCGATCTGAGGCTTACCGAGAATTTCTCGGCCCACTGATTCAACTCGAAAGCGAGTGGACATCCATTTCAACCAATTCCAATCTGAAAACAGCTCAAACACATTCGCCTTACACCGGTTAA
- a CDS encoding leucine-rich repeat domain-containing protein encodes MDEVSRRPANTRRFLRSYLGWIVLTLMLIAVIQSYILWAFVSSFQDERRIAAKIESLGGRVEFRFTGPMWVPKSIRSHGGVTSISLTTTDRPLPAELLSEIGTLKELKTLWLLGPQVTDVAVEKLVGMKNLTGLYLGYSQLSDRGIEHLKGLSGLEWIFLIQTQVGDKTCDILQGLPNLKSIALNDTNVTDAGVKKLKALGDLQYLGLAGTDVSDDGLKYLIEMKALKRLDIGNTLISDEGQAAIRKGMTSCTIDAGSVSKRKSAGQ; translated from the coding sequence ATGGATGAGGTCTCTCGTCGACCAGCCAATACTCGAAGATTTCTTCGCTCCTATTTGGGGTGGATCGTTTTGACGTTGATGCTCATCGCGGTGATCCAGAGTTATATCCTTTGGGCGTTTGTGAGTTCGTTTCAAGACGAGCGGCGGATTGCAGCGAAAATTGAATCGCTGGGTGGACGGGTGGAGTTTCGTTTCACCGGACCAATGTGGGTTCCCAAGTCGATCCGAAGTCACGGCGGTGTGACCAGTATCTCGTTGACAACGACGGATCGTCCACTGCCTGCTGAGTTGCTTTCCGAAATCGGGACTTTGAAGGAGCTCAAAACTCTCTGGCTGCTCGGGCCGCAAGTCACAGATGTGGCTGTCGAGAAACTGGTTGGAATGAAAAATCTCACGGGACTATATCTGGGCTACAGCCAACTCAGCGACCGTGGAATTGAGCACCTGAAAGGGCTATCCGGTCTTGAATGGATATTCCTCATCCAGACCCAGGTTGGCGACAAAACTTGCGACATTCTTCAAGGACTGCCGAACCTCAAGTCCATCGCACTCAACGACACCAATGTCACTGATGCAGGGGTCAAGAAATTGAAGGCGTTGGGCGACCTTCAGTATCTCGGTTTAGCTGGCACCGATGTTTCCGATGATGGCCTGAAGTATTTGATAGAGATGAAGGCTCTTAAGAGACTCGATATTGGCAACACGCTGATCAGCGACGAAGGTCAGGCTGCAATTCGGAAAGGAATGACGAGTTGCACCATCGATGCTGGTTCTGTCTCGAAGCGGAAGAGTGCAGGACAATGA
- a CDS encoding VOC family protein, which produces MTVKRMDNVGIVVEDIDAAIEFYTELGLKLEGRAPIEGDWADGVTGLRRMRVEIAMMRTPDGHSRIELSRFLAPPVVADHRTAPVNALGYLRVMFTVEDLDDMLVRLAKRGARVVGEVVQYEDIYRLCYIRGPEGILIGLAQELRQQTSQ; this is translated from the coding sequence ATGACTGTCAAACGCATGGACAACGTTGGGATTGTGGTCGAAGACATTGACGCTGCCATCGAGTTTTACACCGAACTTGGCCTTAAGCTCGAAGGACGCGCCCCAATCGAAGGAGATTGGGCAGATGGGGTCACTGGATTGCGCCGCATGCGCGTCGAAATTGCGATGATGCGTACGCCGGACGGGCACAGTCGGATCGAGTTGTCTCGATTCCTCGCGCCGCCCGTGGTCGCCGATCACCGAACCGCTCCAGTCAACGCTCTCGGTTACCTGCGCGTCATGTTCACCGTAGAGGACCTTGATGATATGCTCGTGCGGCTGGCCAAGCGAGGCGCGCGGGTCGTCGGCGAAGTGGTTCAGTACGAAGACATCTATCGGCTTTGCTACATTCGCGGTCCGGAAGGGATTCTGATTGGGCTCGCCCAAGAGTTGCGGCAGCAAACATCTCAGTAG
- a CDS encoding TlpA family protein disulfide reductase → MLTTNTQRSAVFLFVSLVAVAVHAEGIKDVTLESPTHGTTLTLSEQKGKVIVLHFLLKTECPYCLKYTREYAKLAGSNHDVLHLFLKPDSVDEIKAWSLKLGPQDLKDLPVIYRDPDARLATQLGIPDGYKFHGETVHFPALVVLDSAGQELFRYVGKNNSDRMKPDDFSAKLKSAMKNQAK, encoded by the coding sequence ATGTTGACAACAAACACTCAGCGTTCCGCAGTATTCCTTTTTGTCTCGTTGGTGGCCGTCGCCGTCCATGCTGAAGGGATAAAAGACGTGACGCTCGAATCACCGACGCACGGCACAACGTTGACGCTGTCAGAGCAGAAGGGCAAAGTGATCGTGCTTCACTTCTTGCTGAAGACGGAGTGCCCCTACTGCCTCAAATACACGCGCGAGTACGCGAAGTTGGCAGGCAGCAATCACGACGTTCTGCATCTGTTTCTCAAACCCGACAGTGTTGACGAGATCAAGGCATGGTCCCTCAAGCTGGGACCTCAAGATCTGAAGGATCTTCCGGTGATTTATCGCGATCCGGACGCCCGGTTAGCGACACAACTCGGCATACCGGATGGTTACAAGTTTCATGGCGAGACCGTCCATTTTCCGGCACTCGTGGTCCTCGATTCCGCTGGTCAGGAATTGTTTCGCTATGTGGGGAAGAACAATAGCGACCGCATGAAACCGGATGATTTCAGCGCGAAGTTGAAGTCCGCGATGAAGAATCAAGCGAAATAG
- a CDS encoding redoxin domain-containing protein, with translation MNAFSRLVSAGGLLLVIQGLIAAQDAESPYGNLVPQYLLGLVHAPEVHKELKLTDQQVDDLEALLRTVDARWFPARILPTDQQRAVIRELESQVWAWFDRAATDVQRQRLKQLECYAQGSRVLLRSDIAKRIDVQSAQQQKLALLARATDESNLALTNTQFGDPKIKGLQDRANKATRAEREGMAKIIRPEQWKTLKSLLGDPFDPTRLTRIYAMAPEFVPVENWINSSPMTMRELRGKVVLVHFYAFQCHNCHANFEIYRRWHKDLVAKGVVVVGIQTPETSRERDADAVKTAARERDLTFPIMIDLASENWKAWGNTMWPCVYVVDKHGYIRLWWPGELNWKGATGDKTIEKAVDKLLAED, from the coding sequence ATGAATGCATTCAGTCGACTTGTGTCTGCCGGCGGATTACTGCTCGTCATTCAAGGACTCATCGCTGCTCAGGACGCGGAGAGTCCGTATGGGAATCTGGTTCCGCAGTACTTGCTTGGTCTCGTCCATGCGCCGGAAGTGCACAAAGAATTGAAGCTGACCGACCAGCAGGTTGATGATCTGGAAGCGTTGCTTCGCACCGTGGATGCAAGGTGGTTTCCGGCCCGCATCTTGCCGACCGACCAGCAAAGGGCGGTGATACGCGAATTGGAGTCACAAGTCTGGGCATGGTTCGACCGTGCCGCAACGGACGTTCAACGGCAACGGCTGAAGCAACTGGAGTGCTACGCTCAAGGCAGCAGGGTGCTGTTGCGAAGCGATATCGCAAAGCGCATTGATGTGCAATCGGCGCAGCAACAGAAGCTGGCCCTTTTGGCGCGCGCCACCGACGAATCGAATCTCGCTCTCACCAATACTCAGTTCGGCGATCCCAAGATCAAGGGATTGCAGGATCGAGCAAATAAAGCGACCCGGGCCGAGCGCGAAGGGATGGCCAAGATCATACGACCTGAACAATGGAAGACGTTGAAGTCATTACTCGGTGATCCGTTTGATCCAACCCGACTGACGCGTATCTATGCGATGGCTCCTGAATTTGTCCCCGTCGAAAATTGGATCAACTCTTCGCCAATGACAATGCGGGAACTACGAGGCAAGGTCGTTCTGGTCCACTTCTATGCATTTCAGTGTCACAACTGTCACGCCAACTTTGAAATCTACCGGCGATGGCACAAGGATTTGGTGGCCAAGGGGGTTGTCGTGGTCGGAATCCAAACGCCTGAAACGAGTCGCGAGCGCGATGCCGATGCGGTGAAGACCGCTGCCCGCGAACGCGATTTGACATTTCCCATCATGATTGACCTCGCCTCCGAAAACTGGAAGGCCTGGGGAAACACGATGTGGCCATGCGTGTACGTTGTGGACAAGCACGGGTACATCCGACTTTGGTGGCCCGGTGAATTGAATTGGAAAGGTGCGACGGGAGACAAAACCATCGAAAAAGCCGTCGACAAGCTGTTGGCGGAAGATTGA
- a CDS encoding TlpA family protein disulfide reductase: MTSDQQSRLLEMFAACLLPTASKAEHQELQDVLRADAEARSLWFLHQDLELGLKCLTQIPIDSGEHARERGGTQTDVVGATGVPLPVRDNNSARRASGSRSMMAMTAVVVASLSAMVAMGVHLWDRSSDSSRNVGSTFATNRTRDLVVESPTDGTTFTLSDQKAKLIALHFLLKSECPFCLKLTHDYGQLSKLSPDVVHLFLKPDSPDEIKIWAAKISQEGLENPPVIYRDPDARLAKEFGIPDGYEFHGQTVHYPALVLLDRSGQELFRYVGKNNSDRMMPDAFHSVVATVTQHQ, from the coding sequence ATGACTTCCGATCAACAAAGTCGGCTGTTGGAGATGTTTGCGGCCTGCTTATTGCCGACCGCTTCGAAGGCGGAGCACCAGGAGCTGCAAGACGTTCTGAGAGCGGATGCGGAAGCTCGAAGTTTGTGGTTCCTGCATCAGGACCTGGAGCTGGGGCTGAAATGCCTGACTCAGATTCCGATCGACTCAGGGGAACATGCGAGAGAGCGTGGTGGCACCCAAACAGACGTGGTGGGAGCCACTGGTGTTCCGCTGCCTGTCCGAGACAACAATTCGGCGCGACGTGCATCGGGATCGCGATCAATGATGGCGATGACAGCCGTGGTTGTCGCGAGTCTCTCTGCGATGGTAGCGATGGGCGTTCACCTATGGGACCGATCATCAGATTCTTCTCGCAATGTTGGAAGCACTTTTGCAACCAACCGAACGCGTGATCTTGTCGTGGAGTCGCCGACTGATGGCACCACGTTTACGCTGTCGGATCAGAAGGCGAAGTTGATCGCGCTTCATTTTTTGTTGAAGTCTGAATGTCCCTTTTGCCTCAAGTTGACACACGATTATGGTCAGCTTTCGAAGCTCAGTCCCGATGTGGTGCATCTGTTTCTCAAGCCCGACAGTCCCGATGAAATCAAAATCTGGGCCGCGAAGATTAGTCAAGAAGGCTTGGAGAATCCTCCCGTCATTTATCGCGACCCAGACGCTCGACTTGCCAAAGAATTTGGAATTCCCGATGGGTACGAGTTTCACGGACAGACTGTACATTACCCCGCACTCGTGCTACTCGATCGTTCTGGTCAGGAACTGTTTCGCTACGTGGGTAAAAACAATTCAGACCGGATGATGCCGGATGCATTTCACTCCGTCGTCGCGACGGTCACACAACATCAGTAG
- a CDS encoding sigma factor, translated as MTLLTASHDKLLGYLMSLLGRWHDAQDVLQSSSLLMWRKFETYEAGSNFVAWASTICFYEAKNFQRLAGRSPLMFDDDLLATLASERLVDLDMQGRRITALEQCLNEVGPAGRELLRIAYAEHGGIADLATRLQRAPRTLYNKLTILRRRLTECVQRRLQEGAL; from the coding sequence GTGACGCTGTTGACGGCATCGCACGACAAACTGCTCGGATATCTGATGTCGTTGTTGGGGCGGTGGCACGACGCGCAAGATGTTTTGCAGTCTTCCAGTCTGTTGATGTGGAGGAAGTTCGAGACCTATGAGGCGGGCAGCAATTTCGTGGCGTGGGCCAGTACGATTTGCTTTTATGAGGCGAAGAACTTTCAACGTCTGGCGGGGCGGTCCCCGTTGATGTTCGATGATGACTTACTCGCGACGTTGGCATCGGAACGACTTGTCGACCTCGACATGCAGGGGCGACGGATCACGGCCCTCGAGCAGTGCCTCAACGAAGTCGGGCCTGCAGGACGAGAACTCTTGCGAATCGCCTATGCAGAACACGGTGGGATCGCCGATTTGGCGACACGACTTCAACGAGCTCCGCGCACGCTTTACAACAAGTTGACGATTCTTCGGCGCCGTTTGACCGAGTGCGTGCAACGTCGCCTTCAGGAAGGGGCCCTATGA